The following are from one region of the Halodesulfurarchaeum sp. HSR-GB genome:
- the tpiA gene encoding triose-phosphate isomerase, with protein MFVLVNLKAYDADPVEVASAAADVDAESDTDVAIAPQTADLAAVADTGAETWAQHTSPVESGSHTGQPLAEGLARNGAVGTLINHSERRLSLADIDGAIAAAERAGLETVVCANNPHQIAAVAALGPDAVAIEPPELIGTGTPVSQADPAIVRDAVEAAESVDPDIDVYCGAGISTAADVEAAADLGADGVLLASGVAKADDPATALQELIQ; from the coding sequence ATGTTCGTCCTCGTCAACCTGAAGGCCTACGACGCCGACCCGGTCGAGGTAGCCAGCGCAGCAGCCGACGTCGACGCCGAAAGCGACACCGACGTCGCCATTGCGCCCCAGACAGCAGATCTCGCGGCCGTCGCCGACACCGGCGCCGAGACCTGGGCCCAGCACACCAGCCCCGTCGAATCGGGCAGTCACACTGGCCAGCCACTCGCGGAGGGGCTGGCGCGAAACGGCGCGGTCGGGACGCTCATCAACCATTCGGAGCGCCGGCTCTCCCTGGCGGACATCGACGGTGCGATCGCGGCTGCCGAGCGCGCCGGGCTTGAGACGGTCGTCTGTGCGAACAACCCCCATCAGATCGCGGCGGTGGCCGCGCTCGGCCCGGACGCGGTCGCCATCGAGCCCCCGGAACTCATCGGGACCGGGACGCCGGTCAGTCAGGCCGACCCGGCGATCGTCCGCGACGCCGTCGAAGCCGCCGAATCGGTCGATCCCGACATCGACGTGTACTGTGGGGCCGGGATCAGCACGGCAGCGGACGTCGAGGCGGCCGCAGACCTGGGTGCTGACGGCGTCTTGCTGGCGAGTGGCGTCGCGAAAGCCGACGATCCGGCGACGGCCCTCCAGGAACTCATCCAGTAG
- a CDS encoding multiprotein bridging factor aMBF1, with the protein MVQCEMCGAETASPKTVKIEGAELQVCADCAEFGTEVTTQDAGSTSTKYSTSSTGKSGSSSGGSTSSGRSGGRRRDLYDEMEELAEDYDTRIRKAREGADLTQEELANEINEKVSLIRKIEHGDILPSDDVQSKLEGYLGIVLTAAAEASDEDWDSGGADSGLTLGDMVERKD; encoded by the coding sequence ATGGTTCAGTGCGAGATGTGCGGCGCCGAGACCGCGAGTCCGAAGACGGTCAAAATCGAGGGCGCCGAGTTGCAGGTCTGTGCTGACTGTGCCGAGTTCGGCACGGAGGTCACGACCCAGGACGCCGGCAGCACCTCGACGAAGTACTCGACCAGCTCGACGGGTAAGAGCGGGTCGAGTTCGGGCGGATCAACGAGTTCCGGCCGCTCTGGCGGTCGCCGTCGGGACCTCTACGACGAGATGGAGGAACTCGCCGAGGATTACGACACCCGCATCCGGAAGGCCCGCGAGGGCGCGGATCTCACCCAGGAGGAACTCGCCAATGAGATCAACGAGAAAGTGAGCCTGATCCGGAAGATCGAGCACGGTGACATCCTCCCCAGCGACGACGTCCAGTCGAAACTCGAGGGCTACCTGGGGATTGTGCTGACGGCCGCCGCGGAGGCAAGCGACGAGGACTGGGACTCCGGCGGGGCGGACTCCGGATTGACTCTCGGTGACATGGTCGAACGGAAGGACTGA
- a CDS encoding CDP-alcohol phosphatidyltransferase family protein, whose protein sequence is MTLDRFRPVADRLLEPFVRTSKAVGLTPDGISAIAFAVAVAAGLAFLLARPAWYVVGALFVALNGWLDLLDGALARELSTDSPAGDLLDHVLDRYADVVIVAGLAGGIGQYALGFAAVTGVLLTSYLGTQIEAVGLEREYGGLLGRADRLALVGIVGVLAAIQPTVGGYSVVALLLGLFAVVGHLTAIQRFYGAWRALR, encoded by the coding sequence ATGACACTCGACCGATTCAGACCGGTCGCGGATCGGCTGCTGGAGCCATTCGTTCGCACGTCGAAGGCTGTGGGGCTCACCCCCGACGGTATCAGCGCCATCGCCTTCGCCGTGGCGGTGGCGGCGGGCCTCGCTTTTCTCCTCGCCAGGCCGGCCTGGTACGTCGTCGGGGCACTGTTCGTCGCGCTCAACGGCTGGCTTGATCTCCTCGATGGCGCGCTCGCACGGGAACTATCGACAGACTCCCCGGCTGGTGACCTCCTCGATCACGTCCTGGACCGGTACGCCGACGTGGTGATCGTCGCGGGCCTGGCTGGCGGCATCGGCCAGTACGCGCTGGGATTTGCGGCGGTGACCGGGGTGTTGCTCACCTCCTATCTGGGCACCCAGATCGAAGCCGTGGGGCTCGAACGCGAATACGGCGGTCTCCTCGGGCGGGCCGACAGACTCGCCCTGGTTGGAATCGTGGGAGTTCTGGCGGCCATCCAGCCAACTGTTGGGGGTTACTCGGTCGTCGCGCTGTTGCTCGGGCTCTTTGCCGTGGTGGGGCATTTGACCGCCATCCAGCGGTTCTACGGCGCGTGGCGCGCGCTCCGGTGA
- a CDS encoding AAA family ATPase, which produces MKVAVTGTPGTGKTTATKRVETDLEIVHLNEVIRNEGLHEGTDDDRGSLLADFDAIDEYLAGKSDFLVESHLAHHFDADRVVVLRCDPKTVEERLRERGESQASARENAESEALDVILSEAVTAHGEDAVYEIETTEQTPEETARAIEAVIAGDREPSAGTVDYTDYL; this is translated from the coding sequence ATGAAGGTGGCCGTGACTGGAACGCCCGGCACGGGCAAGACGACCGCGACGAAGCGCGTCGAGACCGACCTCGAAATCGTGCACCTCAACGAGGTCATTCGGAACGAAGGCCTTCACGAAGGCACGGACGACGACCGTGGCAGCCTGCTGGCTGATTTCGACGCGATCGACGAGTATCTCGCGGGGAAATCGGACTTCCTGGTCGAGTCCCACCTGGCCCATCACTTCGACGCGGACCGGGTCGTCGTCCTTCGGTGTGATCCGAAGACGGTCGAAGAGAGACTGCGCGAGCGGGGCGAGTCCCAGGCCTCGGCCCGGGAGAACGCGGAAAGCGAAGCGCTTGATGTCATTCTCTCGGAGGCGGTCACCGCCCACGGCGAGGACGCCGTCTACGAGATCGAGACGACCGAGCAGACACCCGAAGAGACGGCTCGGGCTATCGAGGCAGTGATCGCGGGCGACCGCGAACCGAGTGCCGGAACGGTCGATTACACGGACTATCTATGA
- the hisC gene encoding histidinol-phosphate transaminase: MEPRDLSDHTEYVAGQGIEEVARELGREPDELVKLASNENPHGPSPAAVEAIRDLAPAVHHYPKSAHTDLTAALAEKWDVEPPQIWLSPGGDGALDYLARAMLEPGDAVLVPDPGFAYYEMSARFHHGTVNRYEIDGEDFSLTPETVLNGYDGERIVYLTSPHNPTGSRFSVAAIREIADRTDEDTLLVVDEAYGEFATGTSARTLLTDREDIAVLRTFSKAYGLAGLRLGYAIVPEAWASAYARVNTPFAASSIACHAGLAALEDDRHVDRTVETVEWARAYMRAEIDAPVHESHGNFVMVEVGDGTAVADELRERGIIIRDLTSFGLPEYVRITAGTESETKQAVSALNEVLTT, encoded by the coding sequence ATGGAACCCAGGGATCTCTCCGATCACACCGAGTACGTCGCGGGACAGGGCATCGAGGAAGTCGCCCGCGAACTGGGGAGAGAGCCCGACGAACTCGTCAAACTCGCGTCGAACGAGAACCCTCACGGACCGAGCCCGGCCGCCGTCGAGGCGATCCGGGACCTCGCGCCGGCGGTCCACCACTACCCCAAATCAGCCCACACCGATCTCACCGCGGCACTGGCCGAGAAGTGGGACGTCGAGCCTCCGCAGATCTGGCTGTCGCCGGGTGGTGACGGGGCCCTCGATTACCTCGCGCGGGCGATGCTCGAACCCGGCGATGCCGTTCTCGTTCCCGATCCGGGCTTTGCTTACTACGAGATGTCCGCCCGCTTTCACCACGGGACAGTTAACCGGTACGAGATCGACGGCGAGGACTTCTCGCTCACGCCCGAGACAGTACTGAATGGCTACGACGGCGAACGGATCGTCTACCTGACGAGCCCACACAATCCAACTGGGAGTCGGTTCTCGGTGGCGGCCATTCGGGAGATCGCGGACCGAACTGACGAGGACACACTCCTGGTGGTCGACGAGGCGTACGGCGAGTTCGCGACCGGAACGAGCGCACGCACCCTTTTGACCGACCGTGAGGACATCGCCGTGTTGCGAACCTTCTCGAAGGCCTACGGGCTCGCAGGACTCAGACTCGGCTATGCTATCGTTCCGGAGGCGTGGGCCTCGGCCTACGCCAGGGTAAACACGCCCTTCGCAGCGAGTTCGATCGCCTGTCACGCGGGGTTGGCGGCCCTGGAAGACGACCGCCACGTCGACCGAACGGTCGAGACCGTCGAGTGGGCGCGGGCGTACATGCGCGCGGAGATCGACGCACCAGTCCACGAGAGCCACGGGAACTTCGTTATGGTTGAAGTCGGGGACGGGACGGCCGTCGCGGACGAACTTCGCGAGCGTGGGATCATCATCCGCGATCTGACGAGTTTCGGCCTGCCCGAGTACGTTCGGATCACCGCCGGAACCGAATCGGAGACCAAACAAGCTGTCTCGGCGCTTAACGAGGTCCTAACAACATGA
- a CDS encoding SipW-dependent-type signal peptide-containing protein has translation MSEENNTFEISRRKTLAALGTIGAASAGAGLGTSAWFSDTETFEGNTITAGELDLKVDWRQTYTGPNGTELVNAYPEGNGEGMNFECSDLESGNDLPEGVFGDQEHLVELDDVKPGDEGEITFSLHLCDNPGYLWMTLENIAQGPGETPEPEPEPDEGELAENLYLEIWKESDCNNEFNDGEPVILGEGDGVHEEPVTLAQAKEELAYEDGMIVLSGDGLNGWNIPAGAASRTCFEGDEQHCIGVRWWIPETVGNVIQGDTLEFDLGFYTEQCRHNQGCAPRDIGLNTGDGGWEITDGPQPGTAMVQTPHAEWIEPSDECAWIAPPDDGNTDANGDQDPQGTYIFETDFEVDLQETPAGDGPCKLKFDAATDNTATFYLDEEELGEITGPSSDPDKGFKALETFEKEITAGEHTLVAEVENAQAGGSGWDNPVGLLVCGGVACGCEDESSDQNN, from the coding sequence ATGTCAGAGGAAAACAACACGTTCGAGATTTCGCGGCGAAAGACACTCGCCGCGTTAGGTACCATCGGTGCCGCCTCCGCCGGGGCGGGACTGGGAACGAGCGCTTGGTTCAGTGATACGGAAACGTTCGAGGGTAACACGATCACGGCCGGCGAACTCGACCTCAAAGTCGACTGGCGGCAGACCTACACTGGCCCGAACGGAACGGAGCTGGTCAACGCCTACCCCGAGGGGAACGGTGAAGGGATGAACTTCGAGTGTAGCGACCTTGAGAGCGGTAACGACCTTCCCGAGGGTGTGTTTGGCGACCAAGAGCACCTTGTCGAACTCGACGACGTCAAACCTGGCGACGAGGGTGAGATCACGTTCAGCCTGCACCTGTGTGATAACCCAGGATACCTCTGGATGACTCTGGAGAACATTGCACAGGGACCCGGCGAGACACCGGAACCAGAGCCGGAACCGGACGAAGGCGAACTTGCCGAGAACCTCTACCTCGAAATCTGGAAGGAATCGGACTGCAACAACGAGTTCAATGATGGAGAACCTGTGATCCTCGGCGAAGGGGATGGCGTCCATGAGGAACCAGTCACGCTCGCGCAGGCGAAGGAGGAACTCGCGTACGAGGATGGCATGATCGTGCTAAGCGGGGACGGGCTCAACGGCTGGAACATTCCGGCCGGTGCCGCCTCCCGCACCTGCTTCGAGGGTGATGAACAGCACTGTATCGGCGTTCGCTGGTGGATTCCCGAAACGGTCGGGAACGTCATCCAGGGGGACACCCTCGAGTTCGACCTGGGCTTTTACACCGAGCAGTGCCGACACAACCAGGGCTGTGCGCCGCGTGACATCGGTCTGAACACGGGCGACGGTGGCTGGGAGATCACTGATGGCCCACAGCCTGGTACGGCTATGGTCCAGACGCCTCATGCAGAGTGGATCGAGCCGTCCGATGAGTGTGCCTGGATCGCGCCGCCGGACGACGGAAACACTGACGCGAACGGGGATCAGGATCCGCAGGGGACCTACATCTTCGAGACGGACTTCGAAGTCGATCTGCAGGAGACCCCAGCCGGCGATGGGCCCTGCAAGCTCAAGTTCGATGCCGCGACCGACAACACCGCGACATTCTACCTCGATGAAGAGGAACTTGGCGAGATCACTGGCCCGAGTTCCGACCCGGACAAGGGCTTCAAGGCCCTGGAAACCTTCGAAAAGGAAATTACTGCCGGCGAACACACGCTCGTCGCCGAGGTTGAGAACGCGCAAGCAGGTGGCTCCGGCTGGGACAACCCCGTCGGGCTGCTGGTCTGTGGCGGCGTGGCGTGTGGCTGTGAGGATGAGAGCTCGGACCAGAATAACTAA